GATGGAATAGGTAAATTAgactattttgtaggtaaaaatTGCGTGGAACATATAACCTTTGTTTTGTGGATTAGGGACTAGAGTATTAGCTGAAGCTGTTGTAGGTTTATTGTTGTGTTGGTAGGTAAATTAACTTATATATTTAATGcacaaaattatgaaattagtattattattgAGTATAACAATTTGAAAGGTAATACATTGAATATACAATGAATGAcatgaattattttgtaaaatatataaaattaattaaatagatGTAACAAGTAACTGATCCAAAAATCATATCCAAGTATTAATAGGGGCAGTTTAGGCATTCAAAAAATGCACAATTTGAAAAGTCAAACTTAGTTAAAGAATTTGTTTAGTTGAAGGCTACTAAATGAGCTTTATTCAAGAAATGAGATGGATTTTAGTAGAGGAAAATATAGTTTCAAGGGGTAATATCAAATTTTCAGAGAACATTTATAATGAGTTCTAGATAAAGTAGTATTATTCTTAGAATATAATAAGAATTTGAATGGAGTACTGTGCATGCACCCTTGCATTGAGAAACATACTTATATCATGATAGTCGGACAAAAATTCAACCAATAGGGCATGTTTGCTGGACTGGATTAGAACTATGATTGCGCTATTTAACACCAATCCCAGTCTAGAACAAAGATGAGTTTAAATAACAATCGGATAAGCAGGATTAAACCTTTCTTAAGTGGGCATAATTAGATTGATCAAAGTTGAGGAGTTAGATGCATTATGTTTGCTTTATCAGACGTTCTAGACTACTACCAAAATGTAGCTAGAAATGTGGAGAAGAGATTCATACCAAGTGGGGACCGAGTGATGGCCGGAGTTGGCCGGAAAATGACCTGAAAGATGGCCAAACGACCACGGTTTATCACCGGAATCTGAGGAAGTCTCCCCGACCTTTTTCTTCGTAGTTCGACGACCAAAGCACATAGATGCAATCATAAATGAATTATGAGGATAAAAGAGGGAGGTTTAGAGTGTTATCGGAGCTTACCCACGTCGGATGTGATACAAACTCGCCGGAGTTTGTTTAGGCACGAATATGCACAGTGGCAGTGCCACTGTTGGAGTATCACGCCTTCAGGTTCTGATTTCAATGTCTCCACGCTCAGGTGGTATGGGTTGTGGTTGGTGAGTGGGTGTGTGTGCGTGTTCGACGGGAAGaggagagaatagagagagagacttggggtaaaaaagaggaaaaaggaagagagagtgagGGAGGGAAAGAGTGAGaccgagagagagaaatgaagggCTTGGACCCGGGGGACAACAAACAAAGGTGGGCCCCTTGGCACACCTATTAAGACCCAACAACAATTTTAAAAGCAAAATAAActcaaacttagtgaaaatacaatttaaattggggTTGGGTGTAACACTTTAAATTTTGGTTCGATGGAATAGGTAAATTAGACTATTTTGTAGGTAACAAGTGGCGCATAACATATAACCTTTGTTTTGTGGATTAGGGACTAGAATATTAGTCGAAGCTGTTTTAGGTTTATTGTTGTGTTGGTAGGTAAATTAACTTATATATTTAATGCACAAAATTGTgaaattagtattattattgAGTATAACAATTTGAAAGGTAATACATTGAATATACAATGAATGAcatgaattattttgtaaaatatataaaattaattaaatagatGTAACAAGTAACTGATCCAAAAATCATATCCAAGTATTAATAGGGGCAGTTTAGGCATTCAAAAAATGCACAATTTGAAAAGTCAAACTTAGTTAAAGAATTTGTTTAGTTGAAGGCTACTAAATGGGCtttattcaagaaaacaaaatgagATGGATTTTAGTAGAGGAAAATATAGTTTCAAGGGGtaatatcaaaatttcagagaACATTTATAATGAGTTATAGATAAAGTAGTATTATTCTTAGAATATAATAAGAATTTGAATGGAGTACTGTGCATGCACCCTTGCATTGAGAAACATACTTATATCATGTTAGTCAGACAAAAATTCAACCAACAGGGCATGTTTGCTCGACTGGATTAGAACTGTGATTGCGCTATTTAACACCAATCCCAGTCTAGAACAAAGATGGGTTTAAATAACAATCGGATAAGCAGGATTAAACCTTTCTTAAGTGGGCATAATTAGATTGATCAAAGTTGAGGAGTTAGAGATGCATTATGTTTGCTTTATCAGACGTTCTAATCATtttcaatcaaattagacactcgcaaatttttttttgctctTCGGTTGGTTTTAGAAAAATACTTCCTTGAACATATTTTCCTCCACTATGTTGGATTATATATGACATTAAGTCAATATAAATAAGCCACAATAATTCTTTATATATAGtacatttgtatcatctctctaataaaGATGAAACTCACATATTGGTGAGTCCTATCTTTATTAGTAATGATACAAATATGATATAAAAATGTGATAAGTGTAGCATCGAATCTAAAATTTCTCACATACAAATAAAGATCGTAGTACTAACGGGGAACTGACAAGTtcactgttttttattttttaatttaaaaaaggcttattatattaacatcccacaaattgttgaataaatcaCACATatttaatacaccccacatttgctttttcacttaaaaattatcttaatacacccccacatactttcccataatacccccacacaccacattctcaatatacaccctatattttgtacatacaccccacattttctatacactccacatttctcaaatcttgtaacactcatttttatttttcagggATTGAATCTAACCATTTGAAAGTAtagtttgccgaatgatttTAAAATGATGATTTGAAATCATCTTAGTATAGTTTGCATGTCTACCTTCGTTAAGTAGGGTAACATCAGCAATGGCTTCATTGCTAGGTTTAACTTCGTGGTATGCAATTTTTGTTTTGACTTTCATGAACTTCATTTCTGCAATGCGGAGCACTTGGAAAACATTGGTATCCATTACTTCCAAACACTGAGAAATTGGAGAAAAAAATTCTTGTACGGACAAAGGTAAGGAGATTTCATGTAAACTCTCATTGGTATCCTTCCCCAAACAATTTGACTATAAATGGTGATTACAGATTATAAATGCTAAGGTTTTACAAATGATTTGAGCTTTAATGCTGGTGAAATAACTTCGCTGCGTCTGCATAGATAAATTCTCGCTCTTGGATTCGATGAGCAATTCATCTGGATGTGAGAATATtattttgatagttgagaagataaataataagctaaaagtgatttggggtgtatttagatttttttttttaaaaaaaaaacctaataaaggtcaaaattgtcattacatAGTGGGTTAAATAAGtcaattaatattaaatttttaatgtggaatgcattcaacattttgtagaATGCTAATATAAAAAACCTTTAAAAAATAATGCGTGTTTATCATTTCTGTTTGGTGATCGCCAATTATTAGGCAATGACAAGCACTCTTGTCTGCCTTCCGTCTCTTTCACTAAAAATGGCGCCAACATTTTTAGTCAAACAATCAATTTGTTCTTTCAAGTAATATGAATTATTTTCCTTCTTACTTCCTGCATGACATTACTTAAATTTGTTAATATTTCTCAATTTACACCCTCACAAAACTTAACCTCTGCTTGTATTTTCGATCTTTTTTTTAATGAGATGTATATAGAAAATGggagaaaaaaattcaatttggtAACAAACGCAgtgcactttgaaaaagtaaaatttcttttttttttaatgagatgTATATAGAAAATGggagaaaaaatatattttgtggGGCTTAATTTGTCACTCGGTTAAGCTGGGTGGCACTAAAACTCTACTCAAAACATGCCTAAAGCAATAAATATAAGGTGTCACTTTTTTATATAGGTACAAATGttaaagagattaaatttggagatataatttacaattttttatataGGTACAAATGCTACAGAGACTAAATTTGGAGatataatttacaaactaaatgatgtatcatcaataaaaataagcacgtttatcaacgttgAAGTAATATAAACTTCCATATCTTTTAGTTTACAAGactttgtctacaaatttggtctctctagcattacccttttgtcaatttaaagGTGACAGAATTTCGATACCACAAATTGGTCATTTCAATGAGAGTTCAATGTAATTCTCAAAATGGctctcaaatttattttgcGAATTTCTATCTTTTTGAAACTCTTCTAATTGCAACCAATCTCCTGATTTTTATCCCTTGATTTGCGTGCATTAAAGGAAGAATGACACTCCTTATGTGCTTGAATTTGGACCCAACTAATTTACTATCTAGTCTAGTGACTTGCATGAACGTTGATACGTATTTCACAAGAatagacaattttcaatttaccCCAAAGCgtgaaattaaaatttcatcacttGCACATTTCGTTGTATCACAGTTGTCTCATCGTCTCATATTTCTACTTTGAATCTAAACTCTAAACCACAGATGCACTAGAAACTAATATAGTCAAACTTATACAATGACATCATATTTGGATCTTACATTGTATACGAGGCATATGTGCATACGCACATATGTACATTTCGATCCAGTATATGGACCTATCTAGTGACACTGTAGAAGCAGTTCGAAGTTCTATAACGAAGTTTAGGACTTGCTTGTTTCGctgaaaaaaatttgaagggTGCAGCCTTAAACGACACTAAAGTGAACCAAAGGCACTTCTGAACCAAAGGCAAAAATATCACTTTCTAAACCAAAGACACAAAGAGGTGGCGTTCAAGAGCAAGCAAGGTTGGAAAGAGCTTTAAGGATTAATTTCGAAGATGTAAATGAAAACTTCATCAAGTGTTACTATCTGAAGGTAACAAAAGCCTCGCACCAAAACAAGAGGAACTCATCAAGACTTTTCTTATGGCCTATGCTCGTTTGTTGGTTGTTTCCTAAGATTCTAATATGACTTTGATTTTAATTTGATGCAATATATTCATTCATGTTTAATAGAGCACTAGATAGCTCTAAGAAACCAATTTATAGTTCAAGGCTTTATTCATGTGTGTATtttcaagggaaaaaaaaaatctattaaaaaCATAGACATCTGTGGCTAGTTCAGTCCTAACATgtatacccaaaacaaattactAACAAAAAGATTGCTTGCCTTTTCCTTTATTCAATGGAAGAACCGAAGAACGAAAAAACTAATGATTTACGTACGAGGGATGACTACCATGTTGAAAGATCAACACCAGCCCAAAGAATAAGGGCTCAGACCATGAAAATTAATTAGCACTTGGGCTAGAAAaagtctagaagaatggtgaggttTCTACGTACGAACATGCAAGATTAGTGTAATTAATTATAAACAACTCTAGCAAAGGAAGTTAGTGGAATAATCAAGCATGATGTTCCCATGCTCCTCCAAAGTTCCAACTAGgccctataaaaggagaaagcaTCCAATCCATTTGTATCAAATAAGCAAGCAAGCAAATAACCAAGAAGTGAGAAGCAAGAAATGAGGGTGGTGAGTCATCTAGAGTTTGTCTCTAGAAAACAAGAGTGTCGTAGATTTTAAAATTATCTCTAATATTGCGTCTTTGAGAGTTTTTGTGTTGTAATATTTGGGAGagcaataaaaataatttgtttacttgttttgtttgtcCGTGTACTATAATATTTGTGAATACGTATCCATGCACAAACTTCCAAGGTCATGAGAGTTGAACCTAGCTAGATGTTCCACTAAAAGAATGCTCGGCCTACATATGCGAAAGGAACATTTCCGATCATCCAACTTGTAAAGAAATTGAGAGGTGccaaaaactcttaaaattttATCCACACACATACttaaccaaaaacactaaattatGGTAATGTGACCGTCAGCAAAGCTAGACACAGAAGATATCCAGCCCTTTTATTCATCAGTCTTGGATACAAACATGATACAAACATTCATCTCTTTATTTTAATTACCAAAAACATGATACAAACATTCATCTCTTTATTTTACCAAATCAAGTTGAGAGGTTTGGCCTGGGCTCGCCACGTTGTGGTAGTTGACGGACTGGTGTCGGCCACCACGGAAGCACAAATGGAAAGAGGTGCAAACAACAGATTGTCTGATTTGTAGACACCTTTGACATCTCTCTTGTACGAGTATTGCACCTGATAACGTCTTTCTTGTTCCAGTCTCTGGTACTATCTATAACCAGATACACCAAATCCTCAGTATTCGGGTCGAAAACAACCGCTCTAATATGATTTATATTTGGACTAATCACAACCATTTCTTCATCCCCCAAGTATACGCTCTTATAACGTCTCACACACAAACTGCCTGCTCCACCGTGGATCATGACCGTCTGATCACCTACCTTTGCTTCATACACCTCCCAAATAGACAGAGTGCGAGTAGGAGAGTAGTACTCGCACATCCACTGACGCCCGTCAAACGTAACTAGGGAATCCATTAAACCGGAATCCCACTCGCCACACTCACTGAAAAAGCATTTATAATGAGTTCTAGTATTATCACTGTTGTCGATCATGAACGGATCAAACCCAATAAGAAACTCTCCTCCACCGCCCAGCCAATACAACATTTTGTTGGAAGCAACGCCAATACTCTCTCTACACAGGTCTCCTACCGCGATGGCGGATGGGGATGACAAAACGAACTCCCTCCATTCACCGGTCTCCGAAAAGAAGATCTGTGCTTCGATTTCGCAGGAAACTacatcatcatcgtcatcatcatcaacacGAGGATCAATTAATCTCACAACCCTGAACTTATACTCCGCATTAAGCTGGATGATGTCCCCTTGCTGATCATCTTTCTTATAGTCATAGAAGGGAAGATCGCAGGTGAACCCCACCGTTACATAACCGTAGACTTGAGGTGGGggaggaagaggaacccacTGGACTGTGTGTGGATTGCAGATGTAGTAATCGCGCTGACTATACTCGCTTGCGCAGCACAAAACTAAGTCGTTGTAGGCACCTACCACAATTGGCTCTTGTTTCAAACCGTGGATGCTCACAAGCCCTTTGAACAACTGAGCTAGGGGCCTAGAGGATGGTGAAACTCTACTAAGGAATTCCTCCCCTTGTATGCTTATGGCAGAACCTGTTGGCTTTTTCTTACGATTCCTTTGAACACATAGAAAAAGGCGGATAAAATGAGGATCTGATAGGAGAGTGCACCAACGCTTGGAAACGAGCTTGCATTGAGAAACGGACTTAAAACAAGGGAGTCTACAAAGGATTTCAACTAATAAAGACTCTGGCAGATCATCAATATTTCTTGATGATGGCCTGGTTGCTGTTGGTGTTGAAAATATTTTATGTCTTTTAGGGTGATGAATATGATCATCAGAGGCCGAGGCCGGTGGAGGTGGTGCTGCTGCTGGGTATGACTGTGTTTTTGTACTGCTGCGGGGTCTTTTCCTAGCTATAATAGTATGATCATGACTTAGAACTCTCATGGCGACCGCCATGAATCTGATCAGATGAAAGAAAGGAGAATCGAACTGAAGTGGGAGAGAAATACAAGCATGGCTAGGCGCAATTGGATCATAGGAATGGCATGTAATTTTATAGCCACGCAACGCACCATCCATATTCCTTAACCTCCTACGAATAGGAATAGGAAAAGTAATAATTCTAGGATTAGGAATCCTAACCTTAATAGGAATAGGAAAAGTAATAATTCTAGGATTAGGAATCCTAACCCTAATGAAAATATATTAGGAATTTAGGAACAGAAACGGGGAAATAAATAatgggggtttttttttttggatagcAAATAATGAATATATGATAGTACATACTTGCTGCTTAGTTCCGCTCGTTCCATTGCATTCCCGAAATCCAATCGTGCTCAAAAATATCTTATAAGGACATGTGTCAGGATGCTGCAATGTGAGTGGTTAAAGTTTTTATTGAAAATCTAAAtatgaatttttaataaatagtgaCACGTGACGTGATATATGTACGGTTTTTTACAAATCATGATATTATCAAAATGTTTTTTGTAATTACTATTTTGAAActtcataacttattttgaaaaTAACTTTAAATCTAATGGGTGTAAAATTTATCCTTAGTTAGCCCCACTCTTAACATTTGTGTTTTTGgaatgatttattttattttaggtgAAGTATCTTTACGCATGGTGTCCATTCACGTTGCAAGTAGATTGGGTTTTAGAAATATGTTTTCCGAAATTTTATGGGCGCCATTGACTATCCAGaagatcaataattaaaaaagtaaACAAGATCAATTTCATAAGCTAAAATTTCACTATTTACAAAAAtacattaaataaaaatatacgaATTAGTTGTGTCACCATCATCTTGTTCCTCAAGATAAGAAAATTTGATTCAGTATGGAATCAACCATCTAAGGGTTTTACCTGAGCGGCAATTAATTACGAAATATCTGCTAATTATATGCAAGCATGCACAAAATATCACAAAACTTGTCAGCTAAAAACCATTAAGAGCACATTAATCCATTTCAGTCTAACATCCTGTAAGTTCAAAAGGACGGATGTATGTTTAGTAATCAAAACCTAATTAATCATATTCCCTGCAAAAGCTCAAACAACAAATTCTGGGCATTGAAGGGTGAACTATAACACCTTCGAGGCTAATGCGCCACCTCGTTGCAGATCTCCACGCCGAAAAGCCTGAAACGTTTCTTTTGATCAGCAAGGATTCCTTCAGCTTCATTCATATTTTGGCTTACAGCTTCAAGTTTACAGTTATCATATTGATAATTTTTAGCATCATTCTCAACCAAGCAGCTAACATCTTCGCTTTCGACGCCATCCCAGTTAACTTTAACCATGTAAAATGTTTGAGGCTCCTTGTTACCATTGTCCCCCAGTTGCTTGTACTGGCATTGGAAGAATGTAAGAATGTCTTTTGCCTTCAAATGGTGCGTCTTTACGAACCGACTCCAACCCTTGGTGAACACAAAACTCCTGCTACTCTTCCAATAACAGTACCGGAAAGTCCACGACCTCATCATATTATCATAAAACACTAGCTGGCTGGAGCAACTCTCGACCTTCTGACTTGTGGCTTCAGAAATGCTGGGAAAGCACCGTTTGGCATTGCTAACCGGTATCACAAGTCTATTCAGCTTACCAACATCACTTGGTGTCAGCTCTTTTTGGAAAAGAAGTCGGTTCAACATCTTTCCATTTCCGTTGTTATGCACCCTAGCCAAGCTGCCAAATTGGATATCACTCCTCAAACTCTCCCTTGCAGCGTGACTCCTTCGATATTCTAAGAACTCGGCCTGGTAGGAACCATCCTTGATCATTCTCAACACAGCTTCTTTAGAGTACTGATTTTGAAAGTGTGGCTCTTCAAAGGTGAATTTGGTCCATGGAAAGTTGCGATGGCAATCGCAACCACGAAGCTTGATTGCAGCGCTATCATAAGCCATAGCTGCTTCGTTCTCAGAGCTGAACGTGCCAAGCCAAACCCTTTCGTGATTGGCATATATCTGGGCACCCCAATGCCCATTTGGCTGCTCAACAACTCCTTTGAACCTTTTCGATACACGCCTACTAGCACCATCTGATGAGTCATTCGTAGCAAGGCTTGGACCGCAAACTTCTCCAGTCTTACATTTCACTCCTTTGTTTGAGACCGTGCTTGACATGCCCTCTTCCATAACGCTTCTGCAGTAATACCTAATAGGAAATTTTCAAAACGGAAGGCAAAAAATGTATGAACGAATTATTAATGTTCATAATTAATTAGCACAATTTTATGTTCACTAATTAGCTCACATTGAGGGTCTTTGATAAGATAAGACTCCAGAATTGAATCGACTGTATAAAAGTATTGGTAGAAGAGTAAAcagataaaaaaatttgaaaaaaattaaagcctttctctttttttttttggattgaaAAAGATCATATATTGATTGAGCATCCAAAACAGACAATCGCATCTTGTAAATTTCATATTAAATAGCTTACtttaaaaacagaaaaacagGGACACAAAAACTTGAATTATGTAAACTAGTTTTGATTAGGAAGAAGTACTTATTAGTAAAAAGCTATAGTAATTGTTCCTTCATAACAAGTCAACCAAAAAAAAGAGAATTCTCACGGCACCCGTCACTTATTAACACCAATTTACGCCAAGGACTCAAAAAGTATCTATAGTTACTACTcattcatacaattttttttaagaaaaaaaaaatcacatagcACGCGTCATTTATTAA
This is a stretch of genomic DNA from Malus domestica chromosome 02, GDT2T_hap1. It encodes these proteins:
- the LOC114822558 gene encoding AP2/ERF and B3 domain-containing transcription factor At1g50680-like; this translates as MEEGMSSTVSNKGVKCKTGEVCGPSLATNDSSDGASRRVSKRFKGVVEQPNGHWGAQIYANHERVWLGTFSSENEAAMAYDSAAIKLRGCDCHRNFPWTKFTFEEPHFQNQYSKEAVLRMIKDGSYQAEFLEYRRSHAARESLRSDIQFGSLARVHNNGNGKMLNRLLFQKELTPSDVGKLNRLVIPVSNAKRCFPSISEATSQKVESCSSQLVFYDNMMRSWTFRYCYWKSSRSFVFTKGWSRFVKTHHLKAKDILTFFQCQYKQLGDNGNKEPQTFYMVKVNWDGVESEDVSCLVENDAKNYQYDNCKLEAVSQNMNEAEGILADQKKRFRLFGVEICNEVAH